One genomic region from Hoeflea algicola encodes:
- the flgB gene encoding flagellar basal body rod protein FlgB, which yields MQPIQLFELTSKQAHWLTVRQSVVAGNIANVNTPGYASREVAAFDAVLQETGTRMAATQPGHFREDPMRGAVRSGKSDEIDVLPSGNSVNLPDELSKTAEIKRLYELNTGMVKAFNRMMLLTVRR from the coding sequence ATGCAACCGATCCAGCTTTTCGAACTGACCTCCAAGCAAGCGCACTGGCTCACGGTGCGCCAGAGTGTCGTCGCGGGCAATATCGCCAACGTCAATACGCCCGGCTATGCGTCGCGGGAAGTCGCGGCTTTCGATGCGGTGTTGCAGGAAACCGGGACGCGGATGGCCGCGACCCAACCAGGTCATTTCCGGGAAGATCCGATGCGTGGCGCGGTGCGCAGTGGCAAATCAGATGAAATTGACGTTTTGCCATCGGGCAACTCAGTCAACTTGCCTGACGAGCTGAGCAAGACCGCCGAAATCAAGCGCCTTTATGAACTTAACACCGGGATGGTGAAGGCGTTCAATAGAATGATGCTGTTAACGGTAAGGCGCTGA
- the flgC gene encoding flagellar basal body rod protein FlgC, whose protein sequence is MDPLSLASRIASSGLNVQETRMRVLSENLANAQSTGDTPGADAYRRKTISFSWELDRSLGASKAKVSKLDVDPSDFSIEYDPGNPAADDKGMVKLPNVNVLVELADMREANRSYEANLQTIKQTRELVSMTLELLRNQ, encoded by the coding sequence ATGGATCCGCTGTCACTCGCTTCGCGCATCGCGTCTTCTGGTCTCAATGTCCAGGAAACCCGGATGCGCGTCCTGTCCGAAAACCTTGCCAACGCTCAGTCCACCGGTGATACCCCCGGCGCTGACGCCTATCGGCGCAAGACCATCAGTTTTTCCTGGGAACTCGACCGCTCGCTCGGCGCATCCAAGGCCAAGGTCTCCAAGCTCGACGTCGACCCATCGGATTTCTCGATCGAGTACGATCCGGGAAATCCCGCCGCCGACGACAAGGGCATGGTCAAGCTGCCCAATGTCAACGTGCTGGTGGAATTGGCCGACATGCGCGAGGCCAACAGGTCTTACGAAGCCAATCTTCAAACCATCAAGCAGACCCGTGAACTGGTCTCGATGACGCTCGAACTGCTGAGGAACCAATGA
- a CDS encoding flagellar hook-basal body complex protein FliE, protein MIDMIAASGALSRLSGGADTELASAATMPQMPATSGVPTSNSFADVMQSLGEGVVSNLKVAEGQSFAAVRGEAATRDVVDSIMKAEQSLQTAIAIRDKLVTAYLEIARMQI, encoded by the coding sequence ATGATTGACATGATTGCAGCCAGCGGTGCGCTGTCACGGTTGTCGGGCGGTGCAGACACCGAACTCGCCAGCGCGGCGACGATGCCGCAGATGCCGGCGACGTCCGGCGTTCCAACCTCCAATTCATTCGCCGATGTGATGCAGTCGCTCGGCGAAGGTGTGGTTTCCAACCTGAAGGTTGCCGAAGGGCAATCATTCGCTGCGGTTCGTGGCGAAGCTGCCACGCGTGATGTCGTCGATTCCATCATGAAGGCCGAACAGTCACTGCAAACCGCCATCGCCATTCGCGACAAGCTGGTAACGGCCTATCTCGAAATCGCCCGTATGCAAATCTGA
- the flgA gene encoding flagellar basal body P-ring formation chaperone FlgA: MTFRPTSQLPLLLRGAIAVACVLGAMGPVQAGPRTAVVPHRTIYPGEELSADLVREVNVTNPNLRGGYVAITSEVLGKVTTRTLLPGHTIPVAALRDAWAVERGSTVPLIFDGNGMIITAVGTPLQNAVIGDFIQARNIETGVVISGTVMADGSVRVAPK, translated from the coding sequence ATGACGTTTCGCCCCACATCGCAGTTGCCACTGCTCCTTCGCGGAGCCATCGCAGTCGCGTGCGTGCTTGGCGCCATGGGGCCTGTTCAGGCCGGCCCGCGGACTGCCGTCGTGCCGCACCGGACCATCTATCCGGGCGAGGAACTCAGCGCCGATCTGGTACGCGAAGTCAACGTCACCAACCCCAATCTGCGTGGCGGGTATGTTGCCATCACCAGTGAGGTTCTTGGCAAGGTCACCACCCGCACGTTGCTGCCGGGCCACACAATCCCGGTTGCGGCCTTGCGCGATGCCTGGGCGGTCGAGCGCGGCTCCACGGTGCCTTTGATCTTTGACGGCAACGGCATGATCATCACCGCCGTCGGCACCCCGCTGCAAAACGCCGTCATCGGTGATTTCATTCAGGCCCGCAACATCGAAACCGGCGTTGTGATCTCCGGCACTGTGATGGCTGACGGAAGCGTTCGGGTGGCGCCGAAATGA
- a CDS encoding MotE family protein: protein MSMIPQIIRRRSGSGLGPAAVLALALLAPGALAQQAPPSMQDEIRQFCGNIADAARDQRYILQKQELEELQAGVDERIKRLDERSVQYRDWLQKREEFMRVAESQLVNIYKNMRPDAAAEQLEIVRPEIAAAIVMKLSPRLASAILNEMDSTKAAGLTGIIASAAAPDLPEDPS, encoded by the coding sequence ATGAGCATGATCCCGCAGATCATCCGTCGACGGTCGGGTTCCGGCCTCGGCCCGGCCGCCGTTCTGGCGCTGGCGCTGCTGGCTCCCGGTGCACTGGCGCAACAGGCGCCGCCGTCGATGCAGGACGAGATCCGTCAGTTTTGCGGCAATATTGCCGATGCCGCGCGCGATCAGCGCTATATCCTTCAAAAGCAGGAACTCGAAGAGCTCCAGGCCGGTGTCGACGAGCGCATCAAGCGGCTTGACGAACGGTCTGTACAGTATCGTGACTGGCTTCAGAAGCGTGAGGAATTCATGCGCGTGGCCGAATCCCAGCTTGTCAATATCTACAAGAACATGCGCCCTGATGCGGCAGCCGAGCAGCTCGAAATTGTCCGGCCCGAGATTGCCGCGGCGATCGTCATGAAACTCAGCCCCCGGCTTGCGAGCGCAATCCTCAACGAGATGGATTCGACAAAGGCCGCCGGCCTGACCGGCATCATCGCCAGCGCCGCGGCGCCCGACCTTCCCGAGGACCCATCATGA
- the flgH gene encoding flagellar basal body L-ring protein FlgH, which translates to MSRAIALTVIALSLSGCGSQTFQEIGRAPSMSPVGSGLTYGETPQMAAYPKQPAQRTNSFSLWDDRSAKLFQDARAVSIGDILTVDLEINDKANFDNATDRSRTNASGINASVNIPAVGAVGAGDVGFGSNTSTKGQGNTARSEQLKLRIAAVVTGILPNGNLVISGSQEVRVNHELRILNVAGIVRPLDVDHNNTVAYDKIAEARVSYGGRGRLTEVQQPPVGQQLVDIYSPI; encoded by the coding sequence ATGAGCAGGGCCATCGCCTTAACCGTCATCGCCCTCTCATTGAGCGGATGCGGGTCGCAAACCTTCCAGGAAATCGGCAGGGCGCCATCGATGAGCCCTGTCGGATCGGGCCTGACCTATGGCGAAACCCCGCAGATGGCGGCCTATCCCAAACAGCCGGCGCAGCGCACCAACAGCTTTTCGCTCTGGGATGACCGCAGCGCCAAGCTGTTCCAGGACGCGCGTGCCGTCAGCATCGGCGACATTCTCACCGTTGATCTCGAAATCAACGACAAGGCCAATTTCGACAACGCCACCGATCGTAGTCGCACCAATGCCAGCGGCATCAATGCCAGCGTCAATATTCCCGCCGTTGGCGCGGTCGGTGCTGGCGATGTCGGCTTCGGCTCCAATACCTCGACCAAGGGCCAGGGCAACACCGCACGCTCCGAGCAGCTCAAGCTGCGCATCGCCGCGGTCGTCACTGGTATTCTGCCCAACGGCAATCTGGTGATCAGCGGCAGCCAGGAAGTCCGGGTCAATCACGAACTGCGCATTCTCAATGTCGCTGGCATCGTCAGGCCGCTCGACGTCGACCACAACAACACGGTGGCTTACGACAAGATCGCCGAGGCGCGGGTTTCCTATGGTGGTCGCGGTCGCTTGACGGAAGTGCAGCAACCGCCGGTCGGTCAGCAGCTCGTCG